From the Pontiella agarivorans genome, one window contains:
- a CDS encoding arylsulfatase: protein MKTGYFVLAATLFAGAVAADSLKNARPNIIFVMTDDQGSNLSFMGHPYIETPHIDRFAKQSLYFKEYHVSPSCAPTRAALMSGRHEFRNGVTHTVHERELMALSTTTFPQLLQRAGYTTGIFGKWHLGDQEAYLPVNRGFDEVLVHGAGGIGQAYSGSNFDFPPNRGKGSKAKYFDPVLLHNDTIVQTKGYCTDLFFNAALGWIKKNHEADKPYFAYISPNAPHSPLIAPKESYDRIAKRHPELKKVSGRYAMIERIDDNFGLMMKKLKEWGALDNTLIIFTTDNGAPYRGPESNEFNAGYKTGKGSPYEGGVHVPAFWYWKGVLQGGKTVDALTAHIDLFKTFCDLAGAEIPADIQPLDGRSLLPLLENPDAEWEKRQLFTHRGRWDKGAKPERDANWAVRTERWRLVGRELYDIAHDPYEDQDVSAQYPEVVEQLKNAYYKWWDETVPYMINEDRECELEDPLGKRYYKQLEERGIPDWVPYDLDL, encoded by the coding sequence ATGAAGACAGGATATTTTGTACTCGCCGCCACATTGTTTGCAGGGGCCGTCGCTGCGGATTCTCTGAAGAATGCGCGGCCGAATATTATTTTTGTGATGACGGATGACCAGGGGTCAAATCTTTCTTTTATGGGACATCCATATATTGAAACGCCGCATATTGACCGGTTCGCGAAACAGTCGCTTTATTTCAAGGAATATCACGTCAGCCCAAGCTGCGCGCCAACGCGCGCCGCGCTGATGAGCGGGCGTCATGAGTTTCGAAACGGCGTCACTCATACCGTACATGAACGGGAGCTGATGGCGCTTTCAACAACCACGTTTCCGCAGTTGTTGCAACGTGCGGGATATACTACCGGTATTTTCGGGAAGTGGCACTTGGGGGATCAGGAGGCCTATCTGCCTGTAAACCGGGGATTCGATGAGGTGTTGGTCCACGGTGCCGGGGGAATTGGGCAGGCCTATTCGGGAAGTAATTTTGACTTTCCGCCGAATCGGGGAAAAGGGTCGAAGGCAAAATATTTCGATCCGGTTTTGCTGCATAACGATACCATTGTTCAAACAAAGGGATATTGCACCGATCTGTTTTTCAACGCCGCGCTGGGCTGGATTAAAAAGAATCATGAGGCGGATAAACCGTATTTTGCATATATCTCTCCAAACGCACCGCATTCTCCGTTGATTGCTCCAAAAGAATCATATGATCGTATTGCAAAGCGTCACCCGGAGTTGAAGAAGGTGTCGGGCCGGTATGCGATGATTGAGAGGATCGACGACAACTTCGGGCTGATGATGAAGAAGCTGAAGGAATGGGGTGCGCTGGATAATACGCTGATTATTTTCACCACGGACAACGGGGCGCCGTATCGGGGTCCGGAAAGCAACGAATTCAATGCGGGCTATAAAACCGGTAAGGGAAGTCCTTATGAGGGCGGGGTTCATGTGCCCGCGTTCTGGTACTGGAAAGGGGTTCTTCAGGGAGGGAAAACCGTGGATGCACTGACGGCGCATATTGATTTGTTTAAAACGTTCTGCGACCTGGCCGGGGCGGAAATTCCGGCGGATATTCAACCGTTGGATGGCCGCTCGCTGTTGCCGCTTTTGGAAAATCCGGATGCCGAATGGGAAAAACGTCAGTTGTTCACACATCGTGGTCGATGGGACAAAGGCGCAAAACCGGAACGCGATGCCAACTGGGCCGTGAGAACCGAACGCTGGCGACTGGTCGGCCGGGAACTCTATGATATCGCGCATGATCCCTATGAAGATCAGGATGTTTCGGCGCAATACCCGGAGGTCGTCGAGCAGCTGAAAAATGCCTACTACAAGTGGTGGGATGAAACCGTGCCCTACATGATTAATGAAGATCGCGAGTGTGAGTTGGAGGATCCGTTGGGCAAGCGCTATTACAAGCAGCTCGAGGAGCGCGGTATTCCGGATTGGGTGCCGTACGATCTGGACCTCTGA